A DNA window from Amycolatopsis sp. DSM 110486 contains the following coding sequences:
- a CDS encoding class I SAM-dependent methyltransferase — MTYHDVGRFDARADTYDKPTLQGFFGAVHRATLSFAAAAPPHSVLDVGAGTGELLALVHARFPDAALSGVDPASRMLARAREKPFPAALSVGSVESLPYPAGHFDLVLSTMSFHHWANPARGLAEIHRVLTPGGTAVVAEHFTRGWLRFASRVLPRRNRTETVQEVVAMARNAGLDFAGQATVFRLAGLPFITAVRLRKPQAPE, encoded by the coding sequence ATGACCTACCACGACGTCGGCCGCTTCGACGCCCGCGCCGACACGTACGACAAGCCGACCCTGCAGGGCTTCTTCGGCGCCGTCCACCGCGCGACGCTCTCCTTCGCCGCCGCTGCCCCGCCCCACTCGGTCCTCGACGTGGGCGCCGGCACCGGCGAGCTCCTCGCCCTGGTCCACGCCCGCTTCCCGGATGCCGCCTTGTCCGGTGTGGACCCCGCGTCCCGCATGCTCGCGCGGGCGCGCGAAAAGCCTTTCCCTGCCGCGCTTTCCGTCGGTTCCGTGGAGTCTCTCCCCTACCCTGCCGGGCACTTCGACCTGGTGCTGTCCACGATGTCGTTCCACCACTGGGCCAATCCCGCCCGGGGCCTCGCGGAAATCCACCGCGTCCTCACGCCGGGTGGCACCGCGGTCGTGGCCGAACACTTCACCCGCGGGTGGCTGCGTTTTGCTTCCCGGGTCCTGCCCCGCCGCAACCGCACGGAGACTGTGCAGGAAGTAGTCGCAATGGCTCGCAATGCGGGCCTCGACTTCGCCGGCCAAGCCACCGTCTTCCGCTTGGCTGGGCTGCCTTTCATCACCGCCGTGCGGCTGCGCAAGCCACAAGCTCCCGAGTAA
- a CDS encoding ABC transporter permease has product MTTVREADVELAAPKVEDLAALLVAVERPPRPSALSTSITFGRRAVLKIKHVPEQLFDVTAFPIMMTLMFTYLFGGALAGSPSQYLQFFLPGILASSVVMITMYTGLAVNTDIEKGVFDRFRTLPIWRPSAMVGYLLGDALRYVIASVVIMVVGLILGFRPPGGFGGVVAGVVLLLVFSFGLSWVWTMFGLLLRSEKSVMGVSMMVIMPLTFLSNVYVDPSTMPGWLQVFVELNPITQLVSGVRSMMAGAWDFGAIMWTLIAAGVLTLVFGTWTMRLYNRK; this is encoded by the coding sequence GTGACGACTGTACGCGAGGCTGATGTCGAGCTGGCCGCGCCGAAGGTCGAGGATTTGGCCGCGTTGCTGGTGGCGGTGGAACGGCCGCCCAGGCCCAGTGCGCTGTCGACGTCGATCACGTTCGGCCGGCGGGCGGTGTTGAAGATCAAGCATGTGCCGGAGCAGTTGTTCGATGTCACGGCGTTTCCGATCATGATGACGTTGATGTTCACGTATTTGTTCGGCGGGGCGTTGGCGGGGTCGCCTTCGCAGTATTTGCAGTTTTTCTTGCCGGGTATTTTGGCGTCCAGCGTTGTGATGATCACGATGTACACGGGGTTGGCTGTCAATACGGATATCGAGAAGGGGGTGTTCGACCGGTTCAGGACGCTGCCGATTTGGCGGCCCTCGGCGATGGTGGGGTACTTGCTGGGGGACGCGTTGCGGTACGTGATCGCGTCTGTGGTGATCATGGTGGTGGGGTTGATTCTGGGGTTCCGGCCGCCGGGTGGTTTCGGGGGTGTGGTGGCTGGGGTCGTGCTGCTGCTGGTGTTCTCGTTCGGGCTGTCGTGGGTGTGGACGATGTTCGGGCTGCTGCTCAGGTCGGAGAAGTCGGTGATGGGGGTGAGCATGATGGTGATCATGCCCCTGACTTTTCTGTCGAACGTGTACGTGGATCCGTCGACGATGCCGGGGTGGTTGCAGGTGTTCGTCGAGTTGAACCCGATTACGCAGCTGGTGAGCGGGGTTCGGTCGATGATGGCCGGGGCATGGGACTTCGGAGCGATCATGTGGACGTTGATCGCGGCCGGCGTGCTGACGTTGGTGTTCGGGACGTGGACTATGAGGTTGTACAACAGGAAGTGA
- a CDS encoding AAA family ATPase — MTAALIGREHPASVLRAELARATASHGGLVLVTGEAGIGKTTLVTGLADEARERGALVLAGTCWESGSAPGYWPWVQVVRALRRAAEPHEWAAADSATLSALLGESPEPGDAFRLHDAVTSALITLSHDRPVVVVLDDLHWADPASLRLLDFAARHTWFERLLLIGTYRDVEVDAPGHPLHQLVLPLVAKATTVTLTGLDPTQVAELMGRTTGTDPGAELAADVHRRTGGNPFFVEQTARLWRSGSPVSAVAPGVADALQRRLSLLPAQVADLLSDAAVLGREFSLHLLAAVAGAPVPQVDHLLGRAVATRLVVALGEGRFAFAHDLVRESRYAGLGAEGAARRHAAVADSDLVGPAERARHAYLAGALVEPARTVELLLAAARDASARLAIEESIGHLRRALERAPTVRTRAVVELELGTLLWRVDDKDEAWAHFEGAVASVRELDDAELLARAGLTLARVDPGGARHELVSGLLLEAHRRLCAGTPAEQLSLDRVTLELTARAAMLARDDEDDHALAFSLWARHDAIWGPGSGAERERLTDELAVIARRTGDRENEYFASSLKWVALLEQGDPRYLDQFRSFQGLTENSGLRGAELAAKIDRSIICALHGRFADSDVALQQALDAHLGLSEREFGFMGDQLRWSALLLQGRFAELADLPARMSDAGHSHPGLLRALAAAHAGDAATTRELLAEATAEAPYSREFTPLWLRCQSQAAAVLGDRPAAERLLAELAPYSGEWLVSLYGCDLSGPVDLWTGLLAATLGDHDLAVDLFTSAARSAGRLRARPWSIEARSHLATAYQNLGDTRRAAELFDTVTAEATSLGMHHIPARARAARTEPLPLNEFRRTDAVWYLRYAGHETRVPDSKGLRDLHFLLGRPGTDVPAVRLLAPEADVAPTFTGTPILDDAAKAAYRHRLTELDAAIDHATTLGDDTRAATLDTERAALLTELRTSSGLAGRTRRLGDESERARKAVTARIRDAIRKLADLHPTLADHLHATITTGSSCSYHPPTPTTWRL, encoded by the coding sequence ATGACTGCGGCGCTCATCGGACGGGAGCACCCCGCCTCGGTGTTGCGCGCGGAGCTGGCGCGCGCGACCGCGAGCCACGGCGGCCTGGTGCTGGTCACGGGTGAGGCCGGCATCGGCAAGACCACGCTCGTCACGGGCCTGGCCGACGAGGCCCGCGAACGCGGGGCGCTCGTGCTGGCCGGCACGTGCTGGGAGTCGGGCAGCGCGCCCGGTTACTGGCCGTGGGTGCAGGTCGTGCGCGCGCTGCGCCGGGCCGCTGAACCGCACGAGTGGGCTGCCGCGGATTCCGCGACGCTGTCGGCGCTGCTCGGCGAATCACCCGAGCCCGGCGACGCGTTCCGCCTGCACGACGCCGTCACGAGCGCGCTCATCACGCTCTCGCACGACCGGCCCGTGGTCGTGGTGCTCGACGACCTGCACTGGGCCGACCCCGCGTCGCTGCGGCTGCTCGACTTCGCGGCGCGCCACACGTGGTTCGAGCGGCTGCTGCTGATCGGCACGTACCGGGACGTCGAGGTCGACGCGCCCGGCCACCCGCTGCACCAGCTCGTGCTGCCGCTCGTCGCGAAGGCCACCACGGTCACGCTCACCGGCCTCGACCCCACGCAGGTCGCCGAGCTGATGGGCCGCACAACGGGCACGGACCCCGGGGCCGAGCTGGCCGCCGACGTGCACCGCCGCACCGGTGGCAACCCGTTTTTCGTCGAGCAGACCGCGCGGCTCTGGCGCAGCGGCAGCCCCGTCTCGGCCGTCGCGCCGGGCGTGGCCGACGCGTTGCAGCGGCGGCTTTCGCTGCTGCCGGCCCAGGTGGCGGACCTGCTGAGCGACGCCGCCGTGCTCGGCCGGGAGTTCTCGCTGCACCTGCTCGCCGCGGTCGCCGGCGCACCCGTGCCGCAGGTCGACCACCTGCTCGGCCGGGCCGTCGCGACGCGGCTCGTGGTCGCGCTCGGCGAAGGCCGCTTCGCGTTCGCCCACGACCTGGTCCGCGAATCGCGCTACGCCGGCCTCGGTGCCGAAGGCGCGGCCCGCCGGCACGCGGCCGTCGCCGACTCCGACCTGGTCGGCCCCGCCGAACGCGCCCGGCACGCCTACCTGGCGGGCGCCCTCGTCGAGCCGGCCCGCACCGTCGAGCTGCTCTTGGCGGCCGCCCGGGATGCCAGTGCGCGCCTCGCCATCGAGGAGTCCATCGGCCACCTGCGGCGCGCGCTGGAACGCGCACCGACCGTCCGCACGCGTGCGGTCGTGGAGCTGGAACTGGGCACGCTGCTCTGGCGCGTCGACGACAAGGACGAGGCCTGGGCGCACTTCGAAGGCGCCGTCGCGAGCGTGCGCGAACTCGACGACGCCGAGCTGCTCGCGCGCGCCGGCCTCACCCTCGCCCGCGTCGACCCAGGCGGCGCGCGCCACGAGCTCGTGTCCGGCCTCCTGCTCGAAGCCCACCGCCGCCTGTGCGCGGGCACGCCGGCCGAACAGCTGTCCCTCGACCGCGTCACGCTCGAGCTCACGGCCCGCGCCGCCATGCTCGCCCGCGACGACGAGGACGACCACGCGCTCGCGTTCTCCCTTTGGGCACGCCACGACGCCATCTGGGGCCCCGGCAGCGGCGCCGAACGCGAACGGCTGACGGACGAACTCGCGGTCATCGCCCGGCGCACCGGCGACCGCGAGAACGAATACTTCGCGTCGTCGCTGAAATGGGTCGCACTCCTCGAACAGGGCGACCCGCGCTACCTCGACCAGTTTCGCTCGTTCCAGGGCTTGACGGAAAACAGCGGCCTGCGCGGTGCCGAACTGGCCGCGAAAATCGACCGCAGCATCATCTGCGCGCTGCACGGCCGCTTCGCCGACTCGGACGTCGCCTTGCAGCAGGCGCTCGACGCGCACCTCGGCCTGAGCGAACGCGAGTTCGGCTTCATGGGTGACCAGTTGCGCTGGAGCGCCCTGCTGCTGCAAGGCCGCTTCGCCGAGCTGGCCGACCTGCCCGCCCGCATGAGCGACGCGGGGCACTCCCACCCGGGCCTCCTGCGCGCCCTCGCCGCCGCCCACGCCGGCGACGCCGCCACCACCCGCGAGCTGCTCGCCGAGGCCACCGCGGAAGCCCCGTACTCCCGCGAGTTCACCCCGCTGTGGCTGCGCTGCCAGTCCCAGGCCGCCGCCGTACTGGGCGACCGCCCGGCCGCCGAACGCCTCCTGGCCGAGCTCGCGCCGTACTCCGGCGAATGGCTGGTTTCCTTGTACGGCTGCGATCTGAGCGGCCCCGTCGACCTCTGGACCGGCCTGCTCGCCGCGACCCTCGGCGACCACGACCTCGCCGTCGACCTCTTCACCTCCGCCGCCCGCTCCGCCGGCCGCCTGCGCGCACGCCCGTGGTCGATCGAAGCCCGCAGCCACCTCGCCACCGCCTACCAGAACCTGGGCGACACCCGCCGCGCGGCGGAACTCTTCGACACCGTCACCGCGGAAGCCACGTCACTGGGCATGCACCACATCCCCGCCCGCGCCCGAGCGGCCCGTACAGAACCGTTGCCCCTCAACGAGTTCCGCCGCACCGACGCCGTCTGGTACCTCCGCTACGCCGGCCACGAAACCCGCGTCCCCGACTCCAAAGGCCTGCGCGACCTCCACTTCCTCCTCGGCCGTCCCGGCACCGACGTCCCCGCCGTCCGCCTCCTCGCCCCCGAGGCCGACGTCGCCCCCACCTTCACCGGCACCCCCATCCTCGACGACGCGGCCAAAGCCGCCTACCGTCACCGCCTCACCGAACTCGACGCCGCCATCGACCACGCCACCACCCTCGGCGACGACACCCGCGCCGCCACCCTCGACACGGAACGCGCCGCGCTCCTCACCGAGCTCCGCACCTCCTCCGGCCTCGCCGGCCGCACCCGTCGCCTGGGCGACGAATCCGAACGCGCGCGCAAAGCCGTCACCGCCCGCATCCGCGACGCCATCCGCAAACTGGCCGACCTCCACCCCACCCTGGCCGACCACCTCCACGCGACCATCACCACCGGGTCGAGCTGCTCCTACCACCCACCCACCCCCACTACCTGGCGCCTGTAA
- a CDS encoding LacI family DNA-binding transcriptional regulator, whose protein sequence is MVGIKDVAKRAGVSIGTVSNVVNRPHVVATATRNRVLSVIQELGYVRDESARQLRAGRSRIMALLVLDLGNPFFVDVARGAEEAAHAQGINIITCNSGQRVETEASYLAMLAEQRVRGVLLSPVDTAGDAMQAFRRSGIPYVFVDRKVPADEASSVSVDDVAGGALAARHLLETGHRHIGFVNGPTILTQCRDRDAGVRSVLTGSRAQLSAVEAIGLDVASGRDAGARLLGMSPRPTAVFCANDLLALGVLQAMVGAGVRVPDEMAIVGYDDIEFAGAAAVPLTSVRQPAFRLGRTAAEQLLAETEENPPPHREEVFTPELVVRESTRVRR, encoded by the coding sequence GTGGTCGGCATCAAGGACGTCGCGAAGCGCGCGGGCGTTTCGATCGGCACTGTGTCCAATGTGGTCAATCGACCCCACGTCGTCGCGACGGCCACGCGCAACCGGGTGCTGTCGGTCATCCAGGAGCTCGGGTACGTGCGCGACGAGTCCGCGCGGCAGCTGCGCGCCGGGCGTTCGCGGATCATGGCGCTGCTCGTGCTCGACCTCGGGAACCCGTTTTTCGTCGACGTCGCTCGCGGCGCCGAGGAAGCCGCCCACGCGCAGGGGATCAACATCATCACGTGCAACAGCGGGCAGCGGGTGGAGACCGAGGCGTCGTACCTCGCGATGCTCGCCGAGCAGCGCGTGCGCGGCGTGCTGCTGAGCCCGGTCGACACCGCCGGCGACGCGATGCAGGCGTTCCGCCGTAGTGGGATTCCGTACGTGTTCGTGGACCGCAAGGTGCCGGCGGACGAGGCGAGCTCCGTGTCGGTCGACGACGTCGCGGGCGGTGCGCTCGCCGCCCGGCACCTGCTGGAGACCGGGCACCGCCACATCGGGTTCGTGAACGGTCCCACCATCCTCACGCAGTGCCGCGACCGCGACGCCGGCGTGCGCTCCGTGCTCACCGGCTCGCGAGCGCAGCTGTCGGCGGTGGAGGCGATCGGCCTCGACGTCGCGTCGGGCCGCGACGCGGGCGCGCGCCTGCTCGGCATGAGCCCCCGGCCGACGGCCGTGTTCTGCGCCAACGACCTGCTCGCGCTCGGCGTGCTGCAGGCGATGGTCGGCGCCGGCGTGCGCGTGCCGGACGAGATGGCCATCGTCGGCTACGACGACATCGAGTTCGCGGGCGCGGCGGCCGTCCCGCTCACGTCCGTGCGCCAGCCCGCGTTCCGGCTCGGGCGCACGGCCGCCGAGCAGCTGCTCGCGGAAACCGAGGAGAACCCGCCGCCGCACCGCGAAGAGGTCTTCACGCCGGAGCTGGTGGTGCGGGAGTCGACGCGCGTTCGCCGGTAA
- a CDS encoding NADPH-dependent FMN reductase — protein sequence MQEKLRVAVVVASTREGRVGGGVGRWFVERAGARTGLDLDVVDLADFAIPACYPARPTPAMAGFARRIAAAEAYVVVTPEYNRSFPASLKQAIDCAYDEWRAKPVGFVSYGYRAAGRYAVEQLRGVFTELHTATLRDAVCLDLLEARVADGGFRPDPERYAPAVTTLLDELVWWGLALRDGRRARPYCA from the coding sequence GTGCAGGAGAAGCTGCGGGTGGCCGTGGTCGTCGCCAGCACCCGGGAGGGCCGGGTGGGCGGCGGCGTCGGCCGGTGGTTCGTCGAGCGGGCCGGTGCGCGCACCGGGCTGGACCTCGACGTGGTCGACCTCGCCGACTTCGCGATCCCGGCGTGTTACCCCGCGCGGCCGACCCCGGCGATGGCCGGGTTCGCGCGGCGGATCGCGGCGGCCGAGGCGTACGTGGTCGTCACGCCGGAGTACAACCGCAGCTTCCCGGCGTCGCTCAAGCAGGCCATCGACTGCGCGTACGACGAGTGGCGGGCGAAACCGGTCGGGTTCGTCTCCTACGGCTACCGCGCCGCGGGCCGGTACGCGGTGGAGCAGCTTCGTGGGGTGTTCACCGAGCTGCACACGGCGACCTTGCGCGACGCGGTGTGCCTCGACCTGCTCGAAGCCCGTGTGGCTGACGGCGGTTTCCGCCCCGATCCGGAGCGCTACGCGCCCGCCGTGACGACGTTGCTCGACGAGCTCGTCTGGTGGGGGCTCGCCCTGCGCGACGGGCGGCGCGCGCGGCCCTACTGCGCGTGA
- a CDS encoding ATP-binding cassette domain-containing protein translates to MSSATAEPAIVTAGLVKVFGETRAVDGIDLVVPAGTVYGVLGPNGAGKTTVVRMLATLTRPDGGEARVFGKDVVREADAVRSRVSLTGQYASVDEDLTGTENLVMLARLLGHRKPAARSRAAQLLEAFGLTDAAARQVKNYSGGMRRRLDIAASILNTPDLLFLDEPTTGLDPRSRNQVWDIVRAIVAQGTTVLLTTQYLDEADQLASRIAVIDHGKVIAEGTKGELKASVGVGAVHLRLRDAGQREAAAEVLGRTLEATVQLEPDPVALTARLSADEHLGSADRASRALAELARAGITVDTFSLGQPSLDEVFLALTDRPANEEVAV, encoded by the coding sequence ATGAGCAGTGCCACCGCCGAGCCGGCGATCGTGACCGCCGGGCTCGTCAAGGTGTTCGGGGAGACCCGGGCGGTCGACGGCATCGATCTCGTGGTGCCCGCGGGCACCGTCTACGGCGTCCTCGGCCCCAACGGCGCGGGCAAGACCACGGTCGTGCGCATGCTGGCGACGCTGACCAGGCCCGACGGCGGTGAGGCGCGCGTGTTCGGCAAGGACGTGGTGCGCGAAGCCGACGCCGTGCGCAGCCGCGTGAGCCTCACGGGGCAGTACGCGTCGGTCGACGAGGACCTCACCGGCACCGAGAACCTCGTGATGCTTGCGCGGCTGCTCGGGCATCGCAAGCCCGCGGCCCGGTCGCGTGCGGCGCAGTTACTGGAGGCGTTCGGGTTGACCGACGCGGCGGCGCGGCAGGTGAAGAACTACTCGGGTGGCATGCGGCGGCGGTTGGACATCGCGGCCAGCATTCTCAACACGCCCGATCTGTTGTTCCTCGACGAGCCGACGACGGGGCTGGATCCCCGAAGCCGCAACCAGGTGTGGGACATCGTGCGGGCGATCGTCGCGCAGGGGACCACGGTGTTGCTGACTACGCAGTATCTCGACGAGGCGGATCAGTTGGCGTCGCGGATCGCGGTGATCGACCACGGAAAGGTGATCGCGGAGGGGACGAAAGGGGAGTTGAAGGCTTCCGTCGGCGTCGGGGCTGTGCATTTGCGGTTGCGTGATGCCGGCCAGCGCGAGGCTGCGGCGGAGGTACTGGGGCGGACGCTTGAAGCGACGGTGCAGTTGGAGCCGGATCCGGTGGCGTTGACGGCGCGGTTGTCGGCCGACGAGCACCTCGGCTCGGCCGATCGCGCCTCGCGGGCCCTCGCGGAGCTGGCGCGGGCCGGCATCACTGTTGACACGTTTTCGTTGGGTCAGCCGAGTCTTGACGAGGTGTTCTTGGCTCTGACTGATCGTCCGGCAAATGAGGAGGTGGCGGTGTGA
- a CDS encoding ISL3 family transposase, whose amino-acid sequence MPSTRVWGRLLGVNTAVVESVEFDETEQVLVAAVRVRRRDRDRCGVCSRRCPRYDPGRGRRRWRALDLGTVRALVEADASRVRCREHGVVVSAVPWARHGAGHTRAFDDTVAWLATATSRSAVGQLMRIAWPTVGSIITRVRAGIDARVDRLAGLRRIGIDEISYKKNHKYLTVVVDHDTGRLVWAAAGNDKPTLAAFFELLGPGRCARITHVSADAAAWIARTVERYCPDAIRCADPFHVVKWATDALDQVRRQTWNIARRQPGGSHKDRRGRRASAGAAQGMKRARWALWKNPENLTEHQRHKLAWIAKTDPRLHRAYLLKEGLRHVFAVGGEAGKDALQRWLSWARRCRIPEFVKLARTIQSELSAIHATLDHRLSNALIESTNTKIRLLTRLAFGFNHPHALISLALLALGGYRPELPDRTHT is encoded by the coding sequence GTGCCCTCAACCAGGGTATGGGGTCGGCTGCTGGGTGTGAACACAGCGGTCGTGGAGTCGGTCGAGTTCGACGAGACCGAGCAGGTGCTGGTGGCCGCGGTACGGGTCCGGCGGCGGGATCGTGACCGGTGTGGAGTGTGCTCGCGACGCTGCCCGCGCTATGACCCCGGCCGGGGCCGGCGGCGATGGCGTGCGCTGGACCTGGGAACCGTGCGGGCGCTCGTGGAAGCGGACGCGTCCCGGGTGCGGTGTCGCGAACATGGGGTCGTGGTCAGTGCGGTGCCCTGGGCGCGGCACGGCGCAGGGCATACCCGTGCGTTCGATGACACCGTCGCCTGGCTGGCGACCGCGACATCGAGGTCCGCGGTCGGGCAGCTCATGCGGATCGCCTGGCCCACCGTCGGCTCGATCATTACCCGGGTCCGAGCCGGCATCGACGCGCGAGTGGATCGGCTGGCCGGGTTGCGCAGGATCGGGATCGACGAAATCAGTTACAAGAAGAACCACAAATACCTCACCGTTGTTGTCGACCACGACACCGGCAGGCTGGTGTGGGCTGCGGCGGGCAACGACAAGCCAACACTGGCCGCATTCTTCGAGTTACTCGGACCCGGCCGATGTGCACGGATCACGCATGTCTCGGCGGACGCGGCTGCGTGGATCGCCCGCACTGTCGAGCGGTACTGCCCGGACGCGATCCGCTGCGCTGACCCGTTCCACGTGGTCAAATGGGCCACCGACGCACTGGACCAGGTCCGGCGCCAGACCTGGAACATCGCGCGCCGCCAACCGGGTGGCAGCCACAAAGACAGGCGTGGCCGTCGGGCCTCGGCCGGCGCCGCACAAGGCATGAAACGGGCGCGGTGGGCATTGTGGAAGAACCCGGAGAACCTCACCGAGCACCAGCGCCACAAGCTTGCCTGGATCGCTAAGACCGACCCCCGCCTCCACCGCGCCTACCTCCTCAAAGAAGGCCTTCGGCACGTCTTCGCCGTCGGTGGCGAGGCCGGAAAAGACGCCTTGCAACGATGGCTGTCCTGGGCCAGGCGGTGCCGAATACCGGAGTTCGTCAAACTCGCACGAACTATTCAGTCCGAACTGTCGGCCATCCACGCGACCCTCGATCATCGCCTGTCCAACGCACTGATCGAGTCGACCAACACCAAGATCCGGCTGCTGACACGTCTGGCGTTCGGGTTCAACCACCCCCACGCCCTGATCTCCCTCGCGCTCCTCGCCCTCGGCGGCTACCGCCCCGAACTACCCGACCGCACCCACACATAG
- a CDS encoding glycoside hydrolase family 25 protein, producing MALGIDIYRRFQTVTSWPAVKRAGVTFVYVKLSDGGGTPAGGRADNEVNGARSVGIPVGGYHFVQASPGAAAQADVLLGEVIRLGATGCVPMLDLEDNPPGSEAQNIPDSQKAAFGRAFCQRIDARGFRPGVYMNNALATLLRPDRWGIPGLVIWIARYGARPDAAAGRYDIHQYSSSGTIPGISAAGVDLDESYTTAHFGALKTPGEEEDEDMSSDRGEATEPGEWGKLHIPVNGGRYLRLASSYDQPITLDGISLVGDTPGVAGRDVVTVQAGGKVDADRPGPWDLAGASGAYASKSHVVVRYQCAGAVKGWVNNRA from the coding sequence ATGGCGCTCGGCATCGACATCTACCGCAGGTTCCAGACCGTCACCAGCTGGCCCGCGGTCAAGCGGGCCGGCGTCACGTTCGTCTACGTCAAGCTCTCCGACGGTGGCGGTACCCCCGCCGGCGGCCGCGCCGACAACGAGGTGAACGGCGCCAGGTCCGTCGGCATCCCGGTCGGCGGCTACCACTTCGTCCAGGCGAGTCCCGGCGCCGCGGCGCAGGCCGACGTCCTCCTCGGCGAGGTGATCCGGCTCGGCGCCACCGGCTGCGTCCCGATGCTGGACCTGGAGGACAACCCGCCCGGTTCGGAGGCGCAGAACATCCCGGACAGCCAGAAAGCCGCGTTCGGCAGGGCGTTCTGCCAACGGATCGACGCTCGTGGGTTCCGGCCCGGCGTGTACATGAACAACGCGCTCGCGACGCTGCTGCGCCCGGACCGCTGGGGCATCCCCGGTCTCGTGATCTGGATCGCCCGCTACGGCGCACGGCCCGACGCCGCCGCCGGCCGCTACGACATCCACCAGTACAGCTCGTCCGGGACCATCCCGGGCATCTCGGCGGCCGGAGTCGATCTCGACGAGAGCTACACGACGGCGCACTTCGGCGCACTCAAGACCCCGGGAGAAGAGGAGGACGAGGACATGAGCAGTGACCGCGGAGAGGCGACCGAGCCGGGCGAGTGGGGCAAGCTCCACATTCCGGTGAACGGCGGCCGGTACCTGCGGCTGGCGTCGAGCTACGACCAGCCGATCACCCTCGACGGCATCTCGCTCGTGGGGGACACCCCCGGTGTCGCGGGCCGGGACGTGGTCACCGTCCAGGCCGGCGGAAAGGTCGACGCGGACCGGCCGGGGCCGTGGGATCTCGCCGGGGCCAGCGGGGCCTACGCCAGCAAGTCACACGTGGTCGTCCGCTACCAGTGCGCCGGCGCGGTGAAGGGCTGGGTGAACAACCGCGCCTGA
- a CDS encoding TetR/AcrR family transcriptional regulator gives MDTGRKLLPRAERRAQILAAARTAFARDGYAATTIEQVARESGVTATIIYRHFAGKPDLYRAVLDDVRDRLRVATSGRPDLVRAAVAAAASDPDGFRLLFRHVAREPEFDSWAADFRSRSSLVADSALPAEIPDPARRAWVATLLTTLSVETILTWLDAGRPASEETVATAIDAASAALIATIGAP, from the coding sequence GTGGACACCGGCCGCAAGCTCCTGCCCCGCGCCGAACGCCGCGCGCAGATCCTCGCCGCGGCACGGACGGCCTTCGCCCGCGACGGCTACGCGGCCACCACGATCGAGCAGGTCGCCCGCGAGTCCGGCGTGACGGCGACGATCATCTACCGCCACTTCGCCGGCAAGCCCGACCTGTACCGCGCCGTGCTCGACGACGTCCGCGACCGCCTGCGGGTGGCCACGTCGGGCCGTCCTGACCTGGTGCGTGCGGCGGTCGCCGCCGCGGCCTCCGATCCGGACGGCTTCCGGCTGCTGTTCCGCCACGTCGCGCGTGAACCGGAGTTCGACTCGTGGGCGGCCGACTTCCGCTCGCGGAGCTCCCTGGTGGCCGACTCGGCGCTGCCGGCGGAAATCCCCGATCCTGCGCGCCGGGCTTGGGTCGCGACTTTGCTGACCACCCTCTCGGTGGAAACGATCCTCACCTGGCTCGACGCCGGCCGTCCCGCTTCCGAGGAGACGGTCGCCACCGCCATCGACGCCGCCTCCGCCGCCCTCATCGCGACGATCGGAGCACCATGA